TTCAGGCAGGGGCGATAAGGATTTTTCTCAGAACGACATTACAGGCGGAAGTACGAATGGAGAATAGACTCACAAAACTTATAAGCGGTATGAGCGAATCAAATGAAACTCTGTTGGTTCCCTATATGGTAGCGGGATACCCGTCGTATGAAAGATCATTAGAAGTCTTTGAGCTGTTCGCCGAAGAAGGTGCGGACATAATTGAAATCGGAATGCCGTTTTCCGACCCGCTTGCCGATGGTGTAGTGATTCAGCAAGCTTCTACTATCTCATTGTCGGGCGGCACTAAACTTGTGGATATTTTCAGTTTAGTAAGCTCTTTAAGAAAAAAAATCGAAATACCAATTGTGTTGATGGGCTACTTTAATCCTATCTATAAAAAAGGGATAGATTCTTTCCTGTCGGATTGCGTACAAGCAGGAGTTGACGGGCTTATCATTCCCGACCTAACCCCTGAAGAGGCGAACGATTTTGTGGCTTCCGCTCATGAACGAAACATAAGCACAATTTTCCTTGTAGCGCCAAACACTACTGACGAACGGATAAAAACCATCAGCGAACTGTCCAAAGAATTTATTTACTGTGTCTCATTATTAGGTGTCACCGGCGCGAATACCGCCCTAAAGAAAGACATTGGAAAATATCTGAACCATGTAAAAACTCTATCCGGCAGAAACACGCTCGTGGGTTTTGGCGTCAACTCTAAAGAGTCCGCTGCCGAACTTAAGCCGTTTGCGGACGGAATAGTGATAGGCAGCGCAATTGTTGAACGTGTGAACTCGGAAGAGAACTCTCTGAATGAATTGAGAACATTTTTAAAAGAAATTAGGGAAACACTTAATCAATGAATGACAAACAAGATAAATTAGCCGAGTTAAGAAAAGAAATCGATTCAATCGACAGCCGCTTACTGAAACTTTTTAACGAAAGAGCACACTGCGCCATTGAGATAGGCATTATTAAATCGGATGAGCAGCAGGAAATTCACGACCCTGAAAGAGAAAGAGAAATTATCAAAAAAATATTAAAGCAAAACAAGGGACCTCTTGATGAAAAGGCGGTCATCGGGCTATTTCAGCGGTTGATTGATGAATCAAGAAGTGTTGAGAAAAATGCCGGTAACACAAATACGTAACACAAAATTTAATTAAGAGAGAAAAAGATGATTATTGTAATGGAATCAAATGCCGAAGAAAATGAAATCCAGGATGTAATATCACGGTTGACGTCAATGAATCTTGATATCACTCGTTCAGACGGTGTAACTCAGGTTGTTTTAGGAGTTATCGGACAGACAGGAGACATCGATATCCGTGATTACGAACTGATGAAAAGTGTTAATCATGTCATCAGAATTTCTGAGCCTTATAAGAGGGCAAGTCGCACTTTTCATCCCGAAAAGACCATCATAAACGTTCGAGGTATTGATATTGGTGGCAATAATATTGTCA
The Candidatus Neomarinimicrobiota bacterium genome window above contains:
- the pheA gene encoding chorismate mutase, with the translated sequence MNDKQDKLAELRKEIDSIDSRLLKLFNERAHCAIEIGIIKSDEQQEIHDPEREREIIKKILKQNKGPLDEKAVIGLFQRLIDESRSVEKNAGNTNT
- a CDS encoding tryptophan synthase subunit alpha, which gives rise to MENRLTKLISGMSESNETLLVPYMVAGYPSYERSLEVFELFAEEGADIIEIGMPFSDPLADGVVIQQASTISLSGGTKLVDIFSLVSSLRKKIEIPIVLMGYFNPIYKKGIDSFLSDCVQAGVDGLIIPDLTPEEANDFVASAHERNISTIFLVAPNTTDERIKTISELSKEFIYCVSLLGVTGANTALKKDIGKYLNHVKTLSGRNTLVGFGVNSKESAAELKPFADGIVIGSAIVERVNSEENSLNELRTFLKEIRETLNQ